The genomic region CCATAGTTCCACCACTTTTGTGCACTCCCAGAACAAGTGGGCAGTTGTCTCCGAGGCCAACCCACAAGCTTCACAGGTGGACTCATCAAGCACTCATCGGTGACAGAGATTCTTCTTTGTGGGGAGGATATTACGGCATGCCTGCCAAACGAAGGTCTTGATTTCATTCAGAGCATGCAAactccagattttttttttccaaaaagcgCATTGATCATGGCTAGAGGAGGGGGACTCCGTGGAGTTCTGTGAGTGCAGAGATAAGGCGAGCTTATAGGCACGATTCACGGTGAAAATTCCTTTTGGCGTGTAAGCCCAGACCTGTTGatctatatttcaatttttgttgatgGGAATGCTCAGGATTTTGTTGGCATCATGTGGAAGGAAGGCTTCTTTGATCAGGCCGTGCTTCCATTCACCCACTGTACCATCTATAAGATCGCTTACAGTGTTGCTTTCGGGTAAGATGACAGATGGTGGGGAAGAGATCTTAAAGATGGTCGGGTGAGGCAGCCACCTATCATTCCACACGTTGATAGACACTCCATTTCCAACCTGCCATCTACAGCCCTCCTTAACAACATTCTGCACTGCCATAATGCTACGCCATGCATATGATGGCTTTGGCCCGAGTTCAGCATCGAGAAAGTCGCTATTTGGAAAATAGCGTGCTTTGAAGACACAATGCAAGAGGGAATGCATGTTTGTTTGCAAGCGCCAACCTTGTTTGGCTAAAAGTGCCAAGTTAGAGGCTGGTAGATCAGGGAAGCCAAGGCCACCATCTTGTTTTGGAGTGTAGATTTTATTCCAGCTAAGCCATGCCATCTTGCTTTTTCCATTGGattgtccccaccaaaaccgACGAACCATACTAGTCAAGTCATCACAGAGTGTGTCAGGGAGTTTGAAGACACTCATAGTGTAAGTGGGTATAGCCTGTGCTACTGCTTTAATAAGAATTTCCTTTCCCGCTTGAGAAAGcattttttccttccaacccGATAGTTTCTTGTCAAGCCTTTCCTTGAGTGCATGGAAAGTGTTCACCTTAGAGCGGCCAACAAGTGATGGGAGGCCTAGGTAAGTCTCGTGCTGCGCCCTAAACATAGTCTTGATGTCCTCCTGTATTGCATGTGGTGTGTTTGgactaaaaaagagagaagtttTCTCCCTATGTAGTTGCTGCCCTAAAGCAAGTTCATAGGTTTTCAGAATATGCACAAGGTGGCTGCATTCTTCTAAGGTTGCTTGATAGAAGATGATACTATCATTGGCAAAGAAGATGTGTAAGATATGTGGGCCTCGTGGGCAGGCAGCGACGCCTTTAAAAACACCAGTGCTCGTGGCTTTGCGAAGTAGAGCTGAAAGACCCTCTGCacaaaacaagaacaagaaggGAGAAAGGGGTCCCCTTGCCGCAATCCCTTGGTAGGGGTGATGTGGCCTCGAGGTGTGCCGTTAATTTTTATAGAGTAGGTAACGGATGTAACACATTGCATCATGAGTTTAACCCATCTACTATGGAAGTCCATTTTATGCAtgattttttccaaaaaaacccACTCAACCCTATCAAAGGCCTTACTCAAATCAAGCTTTAAAGTCATTTCCCCAACCCGACCAGTTCTCGTTTGGTTTAGGTGATGAATTGTTTTGAAGGCAACCAGGACGTTGTCAGTGATGAGACGGTCTGACATAAAGGCACTTTGGTTTTCCCCAATGATTTGAGGGAGGAAGCGTTTTAGTCGGTTTGCAAGGACTATGGAGGCAAGTCTAGAGATGACATTGGTTAAGTTGATGGGTTGGTATTGAGTTATCTTGGTGGGGTTCTTTATCTTTGGGATGAGGGTGATGTGTGTCTCATTAAATTTAGGAGGGATGGTGCCAGAATTTAAAAAGTCAAGAACAGTAgttataacacacacacacaccagaTAAAGACCAAAAATGCTGGTAGAAGTGAGGGGGCATACCATCAGGGCCAGGTGGTTTTTTTGGATGCATCTGTTTTAGAGCTCTATGGACCTTATCTACTTGAAAAACCTGGGTTAAGGAATTGTTCATATCATCAGTGACTATTGGTTGGATAGCTTCAATAGTAGCTAAGATATTCGTAGGCCCATTTGAAGTGAAAATGTTGGAGAAGTAGTCCAGGATAATGCCTTCCATAACTTGGTCGTCCTCTTGCCAAACCCCATTGGAGTCACAAATGCCCCTAATATAGTTTCGGTCCCTTCAGTTTGAGGCTTTTTAGTGGAAAAAGTTGGTATTACGGTCACCATCAGTGATCCACTAAGCTCTTGACCATTGGTGCCACATTGTGTTTTCAGCATCCAACTAGCAGTTTAGAGTGGAACGAACTTCTTGAATCTCTGCTGTGTTCTGGGTGACATTCAACTCAAGGCATTGTAGCTTCTTTTCCAGCCTAGAGATTTGTCTTCCCACATGGCCGAATTCATGTTGTCAACCTTTCATGACAACTATACAGGCAATTTGTGATTTGTGCACCGTTGGGTTTGAGGAGGCCATCTTGCCATGCTTCTTGGACGACCTCAGTACAACGAGGATCACCCAGCCACATGGCTTCAAAACGGAATAGTCGGCCAGGAGGACGTGGTTTGGTGTTGAAGGGAAGAAAACGGACAGAGAGTAGAGAGTGATCTGAAGACGACATTGAGATATGATGAACAGTAGTGCCAGAAAAGAGAGAGCACCAATCAGCAGTAGCTAGTGCTTGGTCTAACCGAATATGAGTGAGGCCTTCCGTAGGATGATTTCTAGACCAGGTAAAAGGAGACCCGATATAGCCCAGGTCTAGGAAGTGGCAATGGTGGATGACTGTACAAAAGCGGTCCATCCATCGGGCTGGTCTTAAAGCACCACCTAGTTTCTCTAAGCGTTTCACAATTTCATTGTAGTCTCCAACACAAAGTGCAGGAAGAGTGTTGGATCGGCCCAGGGATTCCATAAGGATCCAGGTTTCTTCACGTTTGCTTGTGTCAGGTTGTCCATAAAAGCCAGTAAGCCTCCATGTCAGACCTATAGTTTCACAAACAACATGGGCATCAATAAACCAACGAGAAAAGTTTTTTACGTATACCTTTGTATCAAGTTTCCAAAGGAGTGCAAGACCGCCACTTGAGCCTTCAGAGGAGATGACGATGCCTTGGTTATAAGTCCAGCCTTGTTTCTTAGCATTCAACTGATCGGTGGTGAGTTTGGTCTCCATGAGGAAGACACAGATGGTAGCTTCTTTATTCCATGCTCGTTTAAGAGCGTTAACTTTCCGGGGGTTCCCAAGTCCCTGGTAGTTCCAACTAAGGATACTCATTATGTCCGGCGGTGCTGCGTAGCAGCCATCGTTGATCCCAAGTTTTCTGCAAAAAGTTTGTTGCGCTTTCATCTCCACATCCAAACATAGTTTCTTGTCGAGAGAGGTGTTGTCTAGAGTTGTTGTTTAGAGTAGTTTTTACATTTGAGGTCTTTTGTAGGTAATTCACGGGTTTGTGGGGGTAGAGTAGTAGTTGGTGGGGTCCGTGGGACAAGTCTTTTCCacgtttttggttttgggtcaTTTGTTGGTGCTGAGGTGGAGGAGAGTGAAGTTTCTGTGGTTATCATGGGGTCTGACATGTTAGGATGGTCAAGGGAATATTTGTGGGAAGTGAGTACGTGTGCATGGAGAGCTTTATGTGGTGTAAATGATGGGAGTGAATGTGAATATGTGGCGTTATAACTGTGCGTAACGTCTGGGGATTTGTTGCGTGAAGTTCGTGTAGGGGAGCGTTTCAACACTTGGTCAATCTCCGAGATATGAGCATTAAAGAGATTCGGATTTGAAAGGATGTCCGTTAAATTCGGGGTGTCATTATGAGTTATCAAGATTTGCGCAGTTTCCTTTTCCAGTGTCGGAGTTGACTTGTGAGGTGGGGGCAGTGAAGATGGTGGGGAATTTTGTGGTGGTGGAATGGGTGGAGCAACAGTGGAGGTGGGCTGTATCGATGGTGGCGGTGAAGGTGGTGGGGAATTGTCTGGTGTCATAGACGGTGGTGCATTTTGTGGTCGTGGATAGGGTGGGGTGTGTAGTGGGAATGGTGTTGGGCGGGGAGCACGAGGAGGTATGGTGGGCGGTGCGACTTTGCTAGACACAACTTGTGGTTTTTGGATGTTTGTCATGGTGGCACGTAGCGAAGGCCCATACTGTTGGTTGTTTGTATGTGATGCACCTGTCTTGTCAGCCAAAAGCTAGCGGCCGCGCTCATCATGGTTCAGCAGGCTACATCCGTAGCAATAGATGGGCAGTCTTTCATACTGGAGGGAGATCCATTGTGGGTCCAGGTCACTTACATTCATGAAACGTCCTCGACAAAGTGGCTTAGATATATCGATGTTGACCCTTACCCGAATGTATCGGGCTCAACACTCACTAGTAAAGGAGACACTCACTAGTACTGATGGCCTCTGCATTTGCCTGGTTCATGCGCTGAAGTGGAAGGCTGTGGATTTGTATCCAAAAGGAAGCCTTGGTGAAGGTGGCGTTGTCCACTGATTCTTCCTCCTTGGGTTTATAGAGCCCGATCAGATATTTGTCGAAGGACCAAGGTCCCTATGCAAGGATCTTTGGTGGGCCAACCTTACTCTCAAAGAGTATGAGCACTGTGTTCGCTCCAAGATCGCTGACCTTGAAATTCTAGACGAAGTGCCACATACTTCGGAGTGTGTGTGATAAGGCTTCTATGTTGAATCTACGTTTGGTGAAGAGCTTTGCCACTAGCGTTCTACTATTATTCTCTATCTCTAGGGTGAGGTTTACAAGTTTCTGTTCAGTGGAGTTTAGGAATAGGCAGGCCCATCTTCCAGTGATATCGTCCATGGTCCAGTGTTAGAGAGGGAGAAGGGAAGGGAAAAGAGAGGGAGGGAGTTGCTAGAAAATTTTCCACCAAAGTGGGGAAAAGGGGGCCACCAACAAAGAAGGTGCTAGGGTTTCATCACTGAGGATCATGAGGGAGACAacgtgagaaaaaaaaaatctatagacAATGAGTTGTTTAGTATTAGCATTTGGGTTGATGATTATTTTGGTCCTAAATGCAAGTGCAAGTCCATCAGATGGCATAACATGCGAGGAGGCTTTAAAACAATTGATAACCTGCAACCCACACTTCCTAGGTTTTAGTCCATTGTCCAGCCCTATATGCTGTAAAGGTGTACAAAATGTATTGCAACAAGCATACACCACTACAATACACAGGTCTTTGTGTGAATGTTTCGAAACTGCTACAAAAGCATTTCAAATTATAACCGAAAGATTGAAACAGCTTCCCCAACTTTGCAAAGTTGAAGTTCCTATTCCTCTTGACCCCACTGTGGATTGCAACacataatctctctctctctctctcacacacacacacacacacacacacacattgtgTGTGTAAAAAGGGTCACAAATTCATAGcacatttgaaattatttatttatttatttatagaatcTTCTCTTTTCCTTATTAATACATTTGTGTTTCTTGATGTCCAATGTCCCATGATGCACTATGGAGTGGAGATGTTAGTGAAATAAGGAAGCAAGCATGCAATATATATAACCAGTTTTTGTGGTGTAAAACTTATCTGAGCCTCACTCATTTTAactattttgaatatttgtaatACCTATTGTAGGTGAcatgaataaaaatattcaaactttatttatccaataaaaattaatgaatgaatgaataatTTATTGCTTAATGAATCTCgcaaaaaattatttctctctACCTATTTAAATTTGACTTAATATCCACACTAATATTGTTGGGGCCATggtaaaaatttgaaaagactGATATTATctgttataatatatttttatttatagattacttaattttataatataatccTATGAGTATGTAATTATTATtgcacaaacacaaagaaaggTGCatcagtaattttttaaaaattgactaTCGGAATTTGTTCTTAATGCTTATTATGATAGAATCGATAGCAACTTGAAATGACAAGccacaattaaaaatttaaaataaactaGTTTATAATTCATGCATACacaagtatttaaaaataaaaataattaaatgcatATTATCATTCCTTCTAGAGTTGAAtacttataatatatatatatatatatatatatatatatatatatatatatatatatttatatatgtttgtcTACTCTAAAAGACCTTGTAAAGATATTTTTTGGTAGTCTCAATAGGTAACGTATTTTTTCTAGTGCCGATAAATTTCAATTCAGCatttaaaataccaaaatatttattttttatcaggATAATCTGGTAATCactagaaataaataaatttctatgATGTTGAATGCACCAATTTAATGGTTTGAGagccaaaattcaaaaatttaccATGTTGAGAAAACTTTGGCAGGCCTGATCAACAATTAAACGAACTCAAAACATTCTCCCACCACCAATTTCAATCTCATTACACACAAATTCAACCTTTAAGATCATTTGACAAGCCCTGACTAGGATTTGACCTCTACTAGAccaatcaaattttgaaaaattcaagcTTATGTTTCGATCGTGAAATTCTTTCAAAATAACTGTTGTAGGCCCAAATCGGATTTGAGATGAACAATATATCATAATAATGTTGAAGCTACATCAaagcagaaagaagaagatgcaaacaAAACGGGATCGTTTTGTaagaagaaagaataaacaACGTCGTTTTCATTAATGAAATCAGCCATAAACGGAAGAAGACAACATCGGATTGCTTTGCCATGAGGAATATAGAAATACCAGAAACAGCTACGTTTTGCTTAACGAAAACATGAAATCAACACCTGCGAAATTGCAAGCCTAAATCTGCTACAAAGAGAGCCAACTGTTAGTCTCTAATTGGTCCAACGATTAAGTCGTTATTTAGTGGAGTTAGTTTTAGTCCGTTTcttctctttccctcttttttgcTTTCTCTGCTATTGTATATGAAGAGGATAAAAAGTATGAGATGGATCTTTCTTCAAGAAGAACGACGGGGTGAGGTCGATGGATTGATACCGCGAGGATACATATAGGACGGACCTAATATTTGGTATCCGTCCAATATGAGTAGTCATAAATTCTTAATTATACATCACACAATATGTCTGACGtggctttgctttatctccacacaaGCGTGCACACCGGGAGCTCTTGTGTTACACGTTTGACTATAATAAacagactcctatatggaaaggaattctaagagatacgcaaaatccacgagtcactctcctagaaggaaagaacttcttgaccAAGGCGTGAATTCAGGCCTAACGcaactataaaaacccaaaaactctcACAAAGTAAGGTACACATAATTATctcgactctggcactctagggttgtaaaaataggactctaacttgaccttcggagggtttttggccggcaccacaccggtgctctcttttaggtcctctattttcttttttgcaggtgttgctatTGATTTGAAGAAGTGcctgcagcttactggtgattttttcggcatcatcagttggcgctgtctgtgggaaagaCATCGATTattcagcctttgctctatccctgagacaaagagttgcatggtactcactcgatcgatggcgacgaacaacaatcaaggcgacgaaccgcacgccacagctctagagaggcaggtccaaacgcttgcagcggcggttgagcgcctcaccaagcagaatcatgatttagaagaaCAATTGcgacaaaggaatgcacacccaagtgcaccggaggaagaccaggagggtgctagtccggaaggaaggAACGTGGAAGGGCCTAAGGGTAGCAACGCTCCAACTAGGCCAGAGCGGTAAGAGACCAACCGACCATCCGTCTCGGACACcttgccgactcacatagctgctgagatgcaggagatgagggaacgtatggatgtgatgatgaacgcccttagaggacgagTATCCAGCGACCTGGACAActtagtccatagaacggattcgccTTTCATAGTGctcgtgaattcatgccccctccctccaaagtttcgcatgcctcacatggagaattacgacggatccaaggacccattggatcacttggaatctttcagaaccctaatgcatcttcagggcgtaccggatgaaatcatgtgcaggacttttctcaccactttgaaaggacctgcgagggactggtacagtaggctgacgcctaattccatcagcacttttaaggaattaggcgcgcagttcgtatcacactttatcggaagtcaccggcataagaagtctactgTGTGCATATTGagtattaagcaacgagaagacgagacattaagatcatacatagcccgcttcaacaaggaagccctctcgatagacgaggcagatgacagggtacttgtggcagcattcacaaacgggctacgaaagggtaagttcttgttctctttatgcaagaatgacccaaagactatgtccgatgtgtTTTACAGGGCGacaaagtatatgaacgcaAAGGATGCCTTGCTAGCCCGAGAGGACAAGCCCAGAAAGAGGGAAAGATAGGAAGATGCGCAACCAGACAAAAgacgaaaaatggcaagaacTAGAGAGCGGCGAGAAGACCGATGACCCAAACCGCCTTCGGGAAGATTTACGAGTTTcaccccctcacagccccaattgaccaagtgttaatgcggatcaaagatgaaggaaccttgacgttcccaggcaagttgaagggagatccgaacaagaggccaagagatagatactgccattttcatggcgatcatggccacgacacgacggactgttatgacttgaagcaacaaattGAGGCCCTcatcaggcaaggaaggttgcagaggttcgtgaggaaggagagaatggATCAACTCCAGGAGCAGAATCCCCGACAAGAAAACGAACGTCCCAAGCCACCAGTAGGAgatatacggatgattgtagggggcaatacttctgcagggtcatccaaaaaggccCGAAAAACCTACTTGCGGACggttcaaagcgtccagtcgACAGGTACTTCACCGAAAGCGACACGGCAAGATAGCCCCAGCATCGGGTTTACTGAAGAAGATGCGCGACGCCTTCAtcacccacatgacgacgcaCTCGTGGTCAGCATACGGGCAagggactacaacatgcatcgagttttggtggacaacgggagctctgcagatatcctctattaccctgcattccagcaaatggggattgctAAAGAACGACTGATCCCAATGAATGCACCCCTTGTTGGCTTCGGAGGAACAAGGGTCTATCCTTTAGGCGTCGTTACGTTGTTTGTGACGGTTGGAGACTACCTACAGCAGATAACCAATGATGTTTCTTTTCTCGTGGTCGATTGCTCTTCAGCGTATAACGCCATCctcggacgacccactctcaatCCATGGAAGGCTGTAgcctctacctaccatctaatgATCAAATTTCCTACCGAATATGGAGTTGGAGAATTGCagggaaatcaggtggctgcacgggaatgttacgtcgctatgatggaaatggatgatcatctacaagcaatgaacatcgaggaacagagGACAACGGCGGAACCAATGGAAGAGTTGGAAGAAGTACAACTGGATGATTCTAGGCCGAACCGAACAACCAGAATCGGCACCCTCGCCGACCAAACAATCCGACAAGCGCTTGTATTATTcctccaagaaaatcaagatgtttttgcatggagtcacgaggacatgtcGGGAATAGATGCAACAGTCATAGTTCACAGGTTGAACGTATCACCCTCCTTCTTTCCAGTCCGACAGAAAAAACGAGTGTTTGCCCCAGaacgagatcgagccatagcggaagaggtgcagaactacaagaagcggacttcatacgcgaggtgtactaccctgattggttggcgaatgtagtaatggtcaagaagtccaataggaagtggaggatgtgcgtcgacttcacggatctaaatagagcctgccccaaggacagttacccactcccacgCATTGACACTCTtgtagactccaccgcaagacatgaaattttgagcttcatggatgctttcttcggttacaatcaaatcaaattggatAAGTCTGATCAGGAAAAAACCTCATTTGTAACAAGCCAGGGACTTTTTTGCTACAACGTAATGCCTTTCGGACTTAAGAACGCGGGAGCCACGTATCAAAGActgatgaacaaaatgttcgcgcaccaaattggtagaaacgtgcaggtttacgtggacgatatgttggtaaaaagcgtaaaggtgtctgatcatctgaaggacctccaggagacttttaATACTCTTCGgacatacaaaatgaagctgaatccgaaCAAATGCGCGTTTGGAGTAActgcaggaaaattcttgggatttatggtgtCCTAGAgcggcattgaagtcaacccggAGAAAGTAAAGGCAATTATAGAACtgtctcctccaaggacggtaaaagaagtacaaagcttgaccggGAAGATAGCGGCCTTAAACAGGTTCGTATCTagagcaacggacaaatgcTTCCCCTTCTTCCGAACGCTAAAAAGatcttttgagtggacggacgagtgtcaaaaggcatTCGAAGAGTTGAAGACATATCTCTCCGCTCCGCCGTTACTTAGCCCATCTATGCCAGAAgaagaattgttcctgtacctcgCAGTCTCCTCAGCTACGATCAGTGCAGCTCTTatcagagaagaaggaaaggtacaaaagcccgtgtactttataaGCCGGGCACTAAGAGGAGTAGAAGAAAGATACCCACCAATGGAAAAACTCGCATTTGCTCTTGTGACTGCGGCCCGGAAGCTCAAGTcatattttcaagcacataccataaacGTCCTGACAGATAGACCCCTACGGAGAGCAATGAGCAATCCCGAAACGGCTGGACGGATGGCTCTATGGGCAATCAAGCTAAGTGAGTTCGATATCCAATATCAGCCACGGACggctgtgaaaggacaaatattggcgGACTTCGTTGCCGAATTCACTATCGCAGAagagcagggggcagaagagacgcccacctggagaattcacatagacggatcttccaataagTGCGCTGGGGGTGCCGGAGTCGTACTCCACACCCCAGAAGGAGACAAGATTGAacgcatgatccgtctggacttcACTACTACAAACAACGAAGC from Castanea sativa cultivar Marrone di Chiusa Pesio chromosome 11, ASM4071231v1 harbors:
- the LOC142616209 gene encoding uncharacterized protein LOC142616209, with amino-acid sequence MKAQQTFCRKLGINDGCYAAPPDIMSILSWNYQGLGNPRKVNALKRAWNKEATICVFLMETKLTTDQLNAKKQGWTYNQGIVISSEGSSGGLALLWKLDTKVYVKNFSRWFIDAHVVCETIGLTWRLTGFYGQPDTSKREETWILMESLGRSNTLPALCVGDYNEIVKRLEKLGGALRPARWMDRFCTVIHHCHFLDLGYIGSPFTWSRNHPTEGLTHIRLDQALATADWCSLFSGTTVHHISMSSSDHSLLSVRFLPFNTKPRPPGRLFRFEAMWLGDPRCTEVVQEAWQDGLLKPNGAQITNCLYSCHERLTT